A genomic segment from Pollutimonas thiosulfatoxidans encodes:
- a CDS encoding NAD-dependent 4,6-dehydratase LegB has translation MSTVLVTGADGFIGSHLTELLVKEGYTVKALSQYNSFNYWGWLEDVDCLPHIEVLNGDVRDPNYCDHITKGVDVVFHLAALIAIPYSYIAPDSYVDTNIKGTLNICQAARNNSVERIIHTSTSEVYGTAQYVPIDERHPLQAQSPYSASKIGADAMAMSFFNAFDLPLTIARPFNTYGPRQSARAVIPTIISQIAAGHRQIKLGDVTPTRDFNYVADTCQGFLKLARCDQAIGETVNIGSNYEVSIGDTLNIIKEIMGSNVEFLTETQRIRPEKSEVFRLWCDNKKLVDLVGFKPAFSLRSGLEETIEWFTRPENLAKYKAGIYNV, from the coding sequence GTGAGTACGGTATTAGTAACAGGAGCCGACGGCTTCATAGGCTCGCATCTAACAGAGTTGTTGGTGAAGGAAGGTTATACGGTTAAGGCATTATCGCAATATAACTCTTTCAACTATTGGGGATGGTTAGAGGATGTCGATTGTCTGCCCCATATAGAGGTCCTGAACGGCGATGTGCGGGATCCAAATTATTGTGACCATATTACAAAAGGGGTCGACGTAGTTTTTCATCTCGCGGCACTGATCGCAATACCATACTCATATATCGCGCCGGATAGCTATGTCGATACGAATATTAAGGGCACACTCAATATCTGTCAGGCGGCTAGGAATAACAGTGTGGAGCGGATAATCCATACCTCGACGAGTGAAGTCTATGGAACTGCTCAATATGTTCCCATTGATGAGAGGCATCCGTTGCAGGCCCAGTCTCCGTACAGTGCCTCAAAGATTGGTGCCGACGCCATGGCAATGAGCTTTTTCAACGCATTTGATTTGCCGTTGACTATCGCTCGCCCCTTCAATACCTACGGTCCTAGGCAGTCAGCACGGGCTGTGATTCCCACAATAATCAGTCAGATCGCGGCTGGTCATCGGCAAATTAAACTTGGCGACGTTACACCGACACGGGATTTCAACTATGTGGCCGACACTTGTCAGGGTTTCTTGAAATTAGCTCGCTGTGATCAAGCCATCGGTGAAACGGTAAATATCGGATCAAACTACGAGGTTTCTATAGGGGACACGCTTAACATTATCAAGGAGATCATGGGTAGCAATGTGGAATTCTTGACAGAAACCCAGCGAATCCGCCCCGAGAAATCAGAGGTATTCAGGTTGTGGTGCGATAACAAGAAGCTAGTCGATCTCGTCGGTTTTAAGCCAGCATTCTCGCTTCGCAGTGGCCTTGAAGAAACCATTGAGTGGTTCACAAGGCCAGAGAACTTAGCCAAGTACAAGGCCGGTATATATAACGTCTAG
- the hisH gene encoding imidazole glycerol phosphate synthase subunit HisH, whose protein sequence is MANLLNVARAFEYCGAEVKITTDAGEARRADRLVVPGVGAFEDSLIEIRDRGFDDAIHGFIGSERPLFGICVGMQMLFDVSDEFGEHAGLGVLPGRVRAVPNMTTNGAPQKVPHIGWNHLISPLSQRNWSDTLLHPYVGLHPAVYFVHSFSPEPSEVSHRLADCMYGGHRICAAVQHENIMATQFHPERSGKVGLLLLQRFMDL, encoded by the coding sequence ATGGCGAACTTGCTCAATGTCGCGCGCGCGTTTGAGTATTGCGGTGCCGAGGTGAAAATAACGACGGACGCCGGAGAGGCTCGGCGAGCGGATCGTCTTGTAGTACCTGGGGTTGGCGCCTTTGAGGATAGCCTTATAGAGATTCGTGATCGGGGCTTTGATGATGCCATTCACGGGTTCATCGGCTCCGAACGACCTCTTTTTGGGATTTGCGTCGGTATGCAAATGTTGTTCGACGTCAGCGACGAGTTTGGCGAGCATGCTGGTTTAGGTGTTCTGCCCGGGCGGGTGAGGGCTGTGCCGAACATGACAACCAATGGGGCGCCTCAAAAGGTACCTCATATTGGGTGGAATCATCTAATTTCACCGCTTTCTCAAAGGAACTGGAGTGACACCTTGCTGCACCCATACGTGGGCTTACATCCTGCCGTATATTTCGTGCACTCATTTTCGCCGGAACCGAGCGAAGTATCACATCGCTTGGCCGACTGTATGTATGGCGGGCACCGAATATGCGCAGCAGTTCAACATGAGAACATCATGGCTACGCAATTTCATCCTGAGCGTAGCGGTAAAGTTGGTCTGCTATTACTGCAGCGGTTTATGGATTTGTAG
- the hisF gene encoding imidazole glycerol phosphate synthase subunit HisF translates to MSNLRLIPRLDIKGPNLIKGIRLEGLRVVGDPQEFALRYYEAGADELIYMDIVASLYGRNNLAAIIKRAADQVFIPITVGGGIRSVDDVREMLRSGADKVAINTAAIARPALISEVSRRFGSQAMVLSIEAKQVALGKWEAYTDNGRERTGFDVVEWAARGVALGAGEVLVTSVDQEGTRKGFDVKLIRAVSEAVTVPVIASGGMGHVDHMVAVAQSGLAAAVSMASVVHYGYIPLEQIRAAAIHAKLPVRKI, encoded by the coding sequence ATGAGTAATTTGCGGCTCATCCCACGATTGGATATTAAAGGACCGAATCTAATCAAAGGCATTCGGTTGGAGGGACTTCGTGTGGTGGGAGACCCGCAAGAGTTTGCCCTGCGCTATTACGAAGCTGGTGCTGACGAGCTGATTTACATGGATATTGTCGCAAGCCTATATGGAAGAAACAATCTTGCCGCAATAATTAAAAGAGCGGCTGACCAAGTATTCATTCCGATCACAGTAGGCGGAGGGATTCGCTCTGTAGACGATGTGCGCGAGATGCTGCGTTCCGGAGCCGACAAGGTTGCAATTAACACGGCGGCCATTGCGCGACCAGCGCTTATATCAGAGGTGTCCCGCCGGTTCGGATCCCAAGCTATGGTGTTGTCAATCGAAGCCAAGCAGGTAGCGCTTGGGAAATGGGAAGCATATACCGACAACGGGCGTGAGCGTACGGGGTTCGATGTGGTCGAGTGGGCTGCGCGGGGCGTGGCGTTGGGCGCGGGCGAGGTACTTGTTACGTCGGTAGACCAAGAGGGCACGCGTAAAGGATTTGATGTGAAGTTGATCCGAGCCGTCAGCGAAGCGGTAACTGTTCCGGTTATTGCAAGTGGGGGAATGGGACATGTTGACCATATGGTTGCGGTGGCTCAAAGTGGGCTTGCCGCGGCGGTCTCGATGGCTAGTGTTGTGCACTACGGCTATATCCCGCTAGAACAAATACGCGCCGCAGCAATACACGCGAAGTTACCTGTGAGGAAGATTTAG
- a CDS encoding N-acetyl sugar amidotransferase translates to MERILVPQETDKSLFSNDRSDLQTKYGLPKHVQYCTKCVISNQRPNSAVEYTHTKASKKATIHFDDAGVCDACNFAEKKRTAIDWADRERQLRELCDRHRSNDGSYDCIVPGSGGKDSFYASHILRTKYGMHPLTVTWAPHVYTEWGWKNFQRWIHAGHDNLLMTPNGRVHRLLTRLAVDNLFHPFQAFMFGQKSLAPKMALLHKIPLVFYGENEAEYGNPIGDTDTAKRDWSYFTAGDQSKVSLGGVSIADLKSHFGVEQQDLLPYLPANPEEIERQKVDVHYLGYYLKWHPQSCYYYAVEHGGFEASPERTPGTYSKYNSIDDRIDDFHYYTTGVKFGIGRASYDAAQEIRSGDITRDEGVALVKRFDHEFPERFADEIFQYLSVPENEFPEASKMFEQPIMTRDYFMRLADTFRSPHLWKWEGNVWSLRHAIS, encoded by the coding sequence ATGGAACGTATTTTAGTACCGCAAGAAACCGACAAAAGTTTATTTAGTAATGATCGTTCCGACTTGCAAACAAAGTATGGGCTCCCCAAGCACGTGCAGTACTGCACCAAGTGCGTGATATCGAATCAAAGGCCGAATTCTGCTGTGGAGTATACCCACACGAAGGCATCGAAGAAGGCCACGATTCATTTTGATGATGCCGGTGTTTGTGACGCGTGTAACTTTGCAGAGAAAAAGCGTACGGCGATAGATTGGGCCGACCGAGAACGTCAGCTAAGGGAGCTCTGCGATCGTCATCGTAGCAATGACGGCAGTTATGACTGCATCGTTCCGGGTTCCGGCGGCAAGGACAGCTTCTACGCTTCGCATATCCTACGTACTAAGTATGGCATGCATCCTTTAACCGTGACCTGGGCACCTCACGTTTATACTGAATGGGGATGGAAGAACTTTCAGCGGTGGATACATGCCGGTCACGATAATCTTCTTATGACCCCGAATGGGCGGGTCCATCGGCTGCTAACTCGGCTTGCGGTAGACAACTTGTTCCATCCGTTCCAAGCGTTTATGTTCGGACAAAAATCATTGGCACCGAAAATGGCGCTGTTGCATAAGATTCCGCTCGTTTTTTATGGTGAGAATGAGGCTGAGTATGGGAATCCTATTGGCGATACCGACACCGCGAAACGGGACTGGTCGTACTTTACCGCTGGAGATCAATCTAAAGTTAGCCTTGGCGGTGTGTCCATAGCCGATCTAAAGAGCCATTTTGGTGTTGAGCAGCAAGACTTATTGCCCTATCTCCCTGCCAATCCAGAAGAAATAGAGCGACAGAAAGTCGACGTCCACTACTTGGGGTATTACTTAAAGTGGCATCCTCAAAGTTGCTACTATTACGCGGTAGAACACGGGGGCTTTGAAGCCTCTCCTGAGCGGACGCCCGGAACCTATAGTAAGTACAACAGTATTGATGACCGGATCGACGACTTTCATTATTACACTACAGGCGTCAAATTCGGTATTGGACGTGCGAGCTATGATGCAGCACAAGAGATCCGATCTGGAGATATAACTCGTGACGAAGGCGTCGCGCTTGTTAAGCGATTCGATCACGAGTTCCCTGAACGATTTGCAGACGAAATATTTCAGTATCTCAGCGTCCCGGAAAATGAATTTCCGGAGGCTAGCAAAATGTTCGAACAACCTATTATGACTCGTGACTATTTCATGAGGCTTGCTGATACTTTTCGGAGCCCTCACCTATGGAAGTGGGAAGGCAATGTATGGTCGTTGCGACACGCTATCAGTTAA